aattttaataaatatattataaaattgaaataaattacaaaataaaacaatttggttgttattttattgtttaaaatcaatACTTAAATAACTCACTGcaagaaaattttgtttattacaatAGATGAATTCTTGTAAAAGAGTTCTCATTATCCAATAGgtccttatttttaaaaagtataccaCAATTCCTTAGAAATAACATCTATTTAATAGTTTCTATCTAAACCTTTATTGGTtgcttaaatatgaattaatgttAACATCACTTTATTGTTCCATATTAACTTTAAGTAATTGTAAAGTCTCCGATAACTTTAGGATAGCTGTATATAACTGTTTCTGTCTGTGTTTCATTCTCGTTTTCACTCGAGACACATTGTGTGCCATcaccttaaaaaaatagttcatcatattaattatgaacaattttaaagaaaatacagaATAACactcaatataatatttcattgaatcCGAATTAGAGTAATGTTCATTATAATACACAActgatttattgaaaattataatttctcatAATTTACTGTCATTGTGAAGCTTATTACACTcatttttactaatttgaattgatttaataattataaagaatatattttacagttaaatattttgttttacataatgTAAAGTTGtactttcaattttttaaatcaaattgatGGTGCACATGTTACTTTATAAAGAacttactttaataattgtactttgatcgaatttttattatttttgagtcTCACTTGTCAGACTGTTAtagattacattttacataatgtTAAAGTACACATGAACTTTACATGTAAATTAGATAAGGATCGACTATACATCTATCAATATAGACATGTGATTATTGTAagaaggaaataaaatatacttacttccATATAAgactattgttttatttaacttgctgATTGTTACctgaaaaatgaaaatgatatatgatcaaagtatattttttacttttgctttacataatttcaacatttatgtcctgaaaataaaagtttttatacaaaacttacAGGGGACAGAACAATTTCTCTGTACTTTTTGAGATATAACTTAAGCGGTTCCACATAATTATCAAATCCCAAAGCATTCATTGCAAATAAAACATCTTCTCCGTTGATTGTTTTCCTTTTCTCCATCTGACAACGATCGCTTGCTTCACTCGTTATGAATGATATAAATTCTGAAATGCATTCTTGTACACATTCTCTAGCATCTTTAGCAATCTGTAAATTGATATGATGATTGATATAATGAAGGAAGTAAGTTAAAAATGCTTATTCAAAACACACATTCATACCTTTCCATTTTCTGGGATAGCTCTTTTCATAATTTTCGCTATATTAGCAATAGGTAAAAATCGATCCTGCTCACGAAGAGGTACATTTTTCCCACCACTGTTAGAATCGGAGTTGTTTTCTTCTTGTTCTATAAAACcatttgtttatgaataaactgccagtataaattacaattagtaGGTACTAAAAAAATCACTTGTTTACCCAAAACATCGTCGGAGTTCACAACATAAGTCTCTTCATCGACTAGAAAGCCATTGTCCAATCTAACCAAATCACCACCAAGTTCATCGCTTTCCATGGTACAaggatagatatatattttaaacaacaacaagatttaattaaagatacggtaaatataaattaaggcaATCtagttataatgataatattccttatttactTCTCTGAAATCAACATCAATAACTCGATTCGACTCCAATTGTCAATtaacaattactaaatattagttAACGTCAGTTTGAGTTGAGTCTCCagataaataaggttttttttatcaataatatagtatagtttTTAAGTATTGTGAcctttgaatttataaacaatttaattaaaattattagtttaataaaatataaaaacaatcaattagtttttaaaatatcttaaaaacatTACCACATCTGGATATATTcataacgtatattttaaaaatatatgtgtttcCAAACTTAAgctgtaaaatgtaatgtaaatactaAATACCAGTTACAATAGGTATGATAATCATATTAggtaaaaaatctattatttatttacccatacaatttaatttaaggaaGAACCTAAAATCAATCTTTATCTATTCACTACCTACTAATAGTGCCTGTCTGTCACTATCAATTCTTATTTCTTATCTGTGAAAAATAACCAATTTTCTACTGGTGAagcaaatcatttttaattttttaataattttattatgtcttaATATACGTTGCTATCTTCGATAAGATTATTTTCTTCAtgttgaaaaaaacaaataaaaatattattgttactatCAGACACGGTTTTAAACTGAATGATCGATAACTTAATATTGGAACTAGGTTACCCTGTTAAGAGTTTAGATtcgtgataatttaatttttcggaTTTTTgctgaaattttaatacaatgggAGTACCGAAATTCTTTCGATACACCAGTGAAAGGTATCCGTGCCTTAATGAGTTGGTTAAACAATATCAGGTACGttgatttcataatttcaataatgttatattatgtagtttttataattgaagtgaatttttattattgtaagtcAACATGTTTTGGATGAATGAAAAAAGCTTGATTATTGTACTTAGGTCAAACTGCTTAATAATTTgtctatacttttattaaaataccctACCAATCTTTAACTTAAACATTGTTTCACAATATTCTTTTCAGATACCGGATTTTGACAACATGTATTTGGATATGAATGGAATCATACACAACTGCTCCCATCCAGATGATTCTAACCCTCATTTTCGAATCACTGAAGAAAAGATATTCAAAGATATCTTCCATTATATTAGTattctatttcaaataattcGGCCTAAGAAATTATTCTTTATGGCTATTGATGGTGTAGCTCCAAGAGCAAAAATGAATCAACAGAGAGGAAGgaggtaaaattattttactttgtttttctttattggtaCTCTACTTGAGATTAGTATCAATCCTGTAAGTTTTATGTGCTgtattagtgtttataatttacaatatgctGGTCAGGGAAGTTGTGTTACATATGAGAGATTTGCCTGATTAACATTTTTACCATATGTGCATGATGCATTGTACAACCTGTTCTGGATTTTAAATTCTTCGAACTTTTACCTAGTtgtgacaattttattattgatatatccatatttatattttaaaagtttcttttatatttgtgttttttattttatagatttagatCAGCAAGGGAAGCAGAAAGCTTAGAAGAAAATGCAAAAGCAAAAGGTATTACAATCTTTTTAAAGTTTCATAAGTATGAATGTGAGTTTACAGACATGAAAGTATAGCTACAAGGCATTTAATTCTTTTTCCAGGTGAAGTACTGCCTACTGAAAAGAGATTTGATAGTAACTGTATCACACCAGGAACAGTTTTTATGGCTCGTTTACATGAACAGCTCAAATATTTTGTCAAGGATAAAATCTCAACTGATCCATTGTGGTCAGATGTCAAAGTTGTATTATCTGGTCATGAGGTGAGTGTATTGTAGTTAATAGAATAATAGACTATTAAtagttctatataaaaaaaagaagaaaacaaacaatagagtattatatatttattatacattagatagttcttaaatatttaaaaaaatcaatatcattttatacaaatctattataatttaattatactaaataatgatattattattattataaaactgtaacattattttttggaccaaaaatattagaatacacTTAACTAATGTGTAATCTAGATAAAGAAACTCTTCATGAACTAATTGGCTCACATACCAATTAATATGTATGATCCAAAAATTTAAGGCTGCtgcttaattattaaattaagttttgatatattttttttaatttaacttttatattatttaacagacCCCTGGGGAAGGAGAACATAAGATAATGGATTATATTCGTTGGTCTCGTTCCCAGCCGGATTATAATCCAAACACACGTCATTGCCTCTATGGCTTAGATGCAGATCTCATTATGCTGGGCATGTGCACACATGAACCACACTTTGCATTATTGAGAGAGGAAGTGAGTTTATTTGATTATAGTGATTATGACAAATTATTCTAGTGTACATATGTAAAGTACTAATTGTAGTCTATATTTGTGTATtagcaaaatttttaattgcttatattttttttgtaatctacATCAAATCTGttagttttatacatttatgttaaaacaaacaaatgtaatattctttagatattttcttttctttagaTGTTTGGACTAGTATTAATTGTGAGATTCCTCACAATCATTCTCATTGTCTGTTACAATTGTTTGATAAGTtcagttaaaataaatcttaaaaatacacACATAAAATAAGGTGCAATTTTTACAGGTAAAATTCGGAAGAACCACACAACGTTCAACAAGTCCTGAAGAAACAAACTTCTATCTTCtccatttatctttattaagagAATACTTAGAACAAGAATTTATATCTATTAAGGACAAGTTACCTTTCgaatatgatatagaaaaaaTTGTTGATGATTGGGTGCTGATGGGCTTCCTAGTTGGCAATGATTTTATACCCCATTTGCCAAATATGCATATCAGCAATGATGCATTACCTCTtttatatagtacatatatgACTGTTCTCCCAACTTTGAATGGTATGTTAGAAATTCTGCAATTGTGTCTTTAAAACTTGTGTTACgacatttatgttttataccTATTTCAAGGATATATAAATGAGGCGGGAGATCTACATTTAGAAAGATTTGAGATATTCATGCAGGAATTGGCAAAGATAGATAAGGAGAAATTTCAAGATACATATGCAGATCTCAAATATTTTGAGGCAAAGACTGGCAGAAGACCAAATGCTATGGAGAGAAAGGAGGTTTGTAGAAAtgtgaaatatgttttaattactgTAACCAACAAAACTTCAAACCTACAAATTTTTATGaccaaataatatcattatcttgcatttataggtattttttatttgaatttttatatatagaacagCTATTCCAGTttcacacacaaacacaaaaaCGGATAATGTTGTAACTAGTCACTatgtaaatagatatttatttttaaaatttattctcacAGTATAAACCAAACAATGATGaaacatttaatgtaaatgtCGAAGACATAAAGGCTAACAAACCTGATGACGAATTGCAAGCTCTGATAAATGCTACGCAAGATATGGTAAgtgtaattttatcattatgatGAATCTTAAAGTAGTTCAAttctttcataattataatgataaataataacaataatgataaATGAATACGATGtagtgagaaaggttttgagaatggatgtggatggatataggggacgacccaagaaacgatggatgaatggtgtgaaagacgatatggttagaaagaatgttacttgtaagtAATACTTATAAGTAATGTTCTTGtaaccccaagtaaaattgggataaggtcAGGAGAATgatgaataataaatgtataagtaGCTATAGAGCAAAAGTGCCTGGTTGtctaattagatttatatttgttcCACCCATCTCGCATATGGACCATTCACCGAAAATCGTGATAGTAATTAATTGTTAAGATATTTAAGCAAAATGTTCTTTGATTACAAACGAACTTAGGTGCTGAATGGTACAAAGCAAAGGTcgaaatttttaagaaaaataaatatagtcagAATTGTGAATTAGTTATTACATTATAACCAGATTCTGTCAGAGTACAgagttatatgatattttatgtagatgAAGATGATGACGATCATAATAATGTAGAACTACATTGTGGGAAATCAATTAATCAAATTTGTACAATGtagaaattttgtaaatagcAAACAAGTTAGTTTGTTGTagttgaaaatacaaaaaatatgtccTACTACAAAAcatgtaaaatatgtttgagAGGAATTATCAGTAAGAAACAgatctttgtatatataaaaactgttaataaaCTCCTAACATTTATTTTCGACCTTGTTCGATTTTttcttcaagtttttttttatatcaaacaacAGCTCATAAAATgaaccaaaattaattattcaagatCATACTCCAATCCAAGGCTGATAATTATCGCATCATGATATGGAACAGAAAATCTTTTACATGTCGTACTATACTTTTCTTTCTCTTTCAAAACAGCTTATGGATGACATGGATGGAAATCTGGACTCTGACTATGAAGAGACAAGTGATGGTAAATAAATGCTAAGCATAGCATAGATATGTTGTTTTCTAAATCTGTGTAAACTTTAATAGatatttcttttcaattttatagaGGAAGCAAATATCGAAATGGAGTTTATATTACACAAGAAggattattatatgaataaattggaCTATTCTAAAGTAACAGAGTAAGTGCAAGTTAACAGTTAATGGCTAAAGGACATAACATGCATGAAAATTATTTGCAGAAAAATCTAAAGTCTTGCATTAATTAggcttagataaataaatattaaaaaataattataataatgtttgctTTTTAGTGAAGTATTAGCAGATCAAGCAGAAGGCTATGTAAGAGCCATACAATGGAATCTCTTCTATTACTACAAGGGTTGTCCGTCGTGGTGTTGGTACTATCCACACCATTATGCTCCATACATTTCAGACATAAAAGGGTTTAAGGATCTTAAGATAGAATTCGAACTTGGTGAACCTTTCAAGCCTTTTgaacaagtaataaaaacaattttatatctatgttaaACACTTATACCAATTAGAAATACAATAGTAACTCTGTATGTTTATTACCTCACTTCAGTGATCCGGATCCGGATCCGGGATCAGTGTTGGAGGAACAGCTGTTACTAATAGACATAAATGTGTTTggttattgtaataaatcaaatacaatgTAAAACCAAAGTCTTAGCTAATTTTGCCcgcacataaaaataattaatatatataaagtgaattactttttaattatacaatttctaCACCGGTACTATTTTCaaaactaaatgttttatttaaataataaagatgaatAAAATACTGCTTATTGTAGCTTTTAGCGGTGCTGCCAGCTGCAAGCAAACATTTACTTCCATCGCCGTTCCATGATCTGATGACAGATGAAGATTCTCCTATCGTCCACTACTACCCTGTGCTTTTCGAAACTGACCTCAATGGCAAAAAAAACAGCTGGGAAGCTGTAGTTCTGATACCGTTCATTGATGAGGCAAGTACTGGTTTGAATTCATAATAAACTTTACTTAGTAACCTGTCAATTATTCTACCCCAAACAAGCAATACTTTTGACTGTGTTACAGTATGCGAGgataagccagtgtaaatacaggcttAAAGTCTTAAACCGCATTGACGGCTTAAAATtggtataataaaaatggtCTGCTATTTGTCTCCGGGTGTCTTTGATCTATGTAGTTTAAACTGCTGATAACAGCATGTCTGTCACAATCGTATCTAATTGATTTGATGATGCCCACGACATAATACAGTGCTCAAGTCTGTGCGCAAACAATGCAGCAGTCTATTCCTCTCAAATCCGATTGGACAGAGAGAGTTCACAACCAACTTCCAAATTTTGGATTGGTACCGAGAATTTTTTGACAGAATAACACAATACTTTTGGCCGAGGCTTTAAACCCAAGACCTCGGGGCTTTAAGCCTCATAAGTTTGTAACTAAACTGACGAGGCCGTCTAGTTGATATGACAATTAGTAAATAACTTTATCACAATACCgtatgtaattataaacaaatcatattattcattatataataaatcatgtgTTTTTAGACAAATCTTCTATCAGCAATGGCTCCTTGCTACCAGAGATTAACAGAAGAGGAACTGAAACGCAACACACACGGGCCTATGCTTGTGTATACCAGGACTACAGAAAATTTAGGTAGGTTGAAATAAGTGGAACGCTCACCAGTTATctagccctttccgatctgcttgatcctttggctttgcgtagagatgtatGCGTGAATTTTCACGGGGGTTGTttcgaggaattgttcggattaatcccggctgctgaattttaCCTTCGGTCaactcgtcaaaattccaaatataacccgcatcacctagatgtccgaaaatccataGCAGTGcgtttttaagacattttctgcctcgcacaaccactctgtggaaccagctttcgccggcggtttttccgaaccgagacgtcttgggaaccttcaaaaaaagagcgtactcctccctgaaaggccggcaacgcacctgcaagcccccggttttgcagatgtccatgggcggtggtagtcactttctatcaggtgagcgtcccgctcgtttgccacctataacataaaaaaaatatctttgtagTATTTGGCGCATTGGCTGTTAATTGTAAGAAAATTAACAGTATTCTATCAGGgaattaaaaaggaaatattttaaaggccAGAACTTGTGGGCAAGGCTTTGTGTAAGTCTGTCTGGGTTATCTCActtcacatattctactgcgaaaaagcaatatttagtaatgtCATGTTCcagtttgtagggtgagtgagtcagtgttactACAAGGATAGGGGACaaaaaactaagatgttatagtttttaagcttgtcggcgcattggcgacgtaaggaatgtttaatattaattacagtgCCAATTTTTTAGGTCTATGGTGTGACCACTTATTACCTAAGATGGCCCACGgtgatattttctataaaataaatgtactacCCTGAACACTTAATGTCATCGTTTTCCATGCACTGGTATGAATTACTGTATGGaaatgttaatttgtaaatgGATCTGTCGTCCTTATTTGTGTTTAACTGCTTTCATAACGGAACTTCACAAACTTTTTTCAATGATCTAATAATTTGctaaaattaagataattaaataacgtaacgaaaaattttatgttaaattttaatttaattgcaggTCCAATAATTGCTCCAGATTATTTCTCACCCATAGCTGAGAATCACGCTAAAGAAATTGCAGTCTGGCGAACTGAGCTCGATGTTCCTGCTAGCGAGCTCAAGAGAGGAATGTTGCCCAATGTGGACAGAGAGTTGTTGTATCCTGGCTTCCCCACCATGAGGCATTTGAAATACAAGGTATACAgttgaataaagataataaGTTGCTATAAAAAGCTAGTTTGgtagcataatttttttttcaatttgtttgaattttattgaataagctTTTTTTGTGTAAAGGTAAAATAGCTGTACTACCATTGacattatgtattatacattattgtttCTGTGTTGTAATTGATAAATGAATCTCTCAACGGAAAGGTCTTtagatttataaacatatttaagattattttgctGTACATTAATTTGCTCGAaggattttgattaaatttttcatatcatCAGAatgttattagttattaaaatttaacgtatttaattttttgtattccaGACGAGTCTAAAGAAATGCAAAGTGAAAGTTTTCGATCAACCATCTCGTAACGAGAGTATGATAGTGGAAATAATTCCAACCGAAACCACAGACCCGCTACTAGAAGACGCTGCTCGGAAGCTCCTGGGCAAGATCATATGGGTCGGCTGGCCGCATCTGACACAGGCCAAGTGAGTCTTATGTTAATCAAAACTGCTGTTTTCCGTTTTATGTATTTACTGTCCACCACACATTCACAAAAGATCTATTCCGATGGAGACTATTCCGTGTAAATTCCAGTCGATTGATTTCAGACAACCACGGTGCAACTTTACTACTTTGACaaactttaaaactttttttttttttcaaatatatatttcattcataaatgtTTGTATACATTTCCATTAAATTCACacagacatatttttatatgctttcTTACAACGGACACTATAACATTTTCGTCATAACAATGATGATGTTCTTCTGACCGAATCGCAGCCACGGCGCCAATATCAAAGAGTAGCCACTTGTACAATTATATCTTATGATGTAGGCgtatgtgcgcaaacacagataTACATTAGCATCTCACATTACTGACTAGAGTGGACCCTCTGTCCATGTTTGCAGTCTACGCGCAGGACAATAACCTTTAATTGGTTTCCTAGGCACGCGGTTGCAGTTAAATATGTGGACACAACAATTCGTATGTTGTCAAGAATACGTCATATGTAACTAtgatatgtacattaatttgcAGAGTGATATCAGTCTCGAATGAGAAATTGCGTCTTCATCACATCGACAAGCAGAACAACAACCTGGACGGCGTCAGCTTCTCCACGGAGCCCAATGTAGGCAACTTGCACAAACAGTGGATATCTGAGCGGTCCACCATTATTGAACAGTATGTATTCGATCTATTCATTTGGTATTATagcattaatatattgtattcgtTGAATTGGTACTGTAATAtactgatatataatattatgattgggGAACGACGATTTTATTCTACTGATAAAAGACTGAAAATAATTAACtgatgaaaataatgaaaagttTCTTAAAACCATTTTCTTTCCTCTTACAGCAACATGAATCGTCTGGGCATAGAATTAGGAGAAGTCAAAGTTATAGTTCATGCTCTTAATTTGAAAGGTAAGATAGAAAATTTGTATGAcacaaatgttattttattttcttctttattattttggCTTTGATACATCGTCAGTGTATCAAGGATAAAAAAACTTTCTCTAGCAATTcgatattttacttatatataaatatagaatacctGGTTTATTCTGAGGAATACtttcttacttaaaataaataaagttttgagATGTATCATAAAAATGTTCGTTTGATGAATGATGTCCAGGCTACAAGTACGTGGTGGAGGACAATGTGAGCATGGCGTTGGAGGAGCAGTGGTGCACCGTGAGCTGCGGATACGCGCTGCAGGCCACGCTGGCCACGCTGCCGGGCGCGCAGCAGCGCCCGCCCGCCCGCTACCTCACGCCGCAGCAGGCCTACCCTCCCGGCGACCAGGTGTTCCTGCTGACGCAGGGACAGTACTACGGCTGTCTCGCGACCGTGAGTACCGTAGagtaaaaccattttttttctttcatttttaaCCAGATTATTAGTACATactcgaattaaaaatatgatttcaatTCCTGGATAGTatagaaacaaacaaacagtttCATAGTcacagttataaaaataaataccacgATACTCCTACCGACGACACACGGCGGTTCAAAGTATCGCCGGGGCCGTCGGAGGGAGTCTCGTGTAAGAGTGAGTGAGAGCCGGCGGCTGCGCAGGTGGTGAGCGCGGACACGCAGCGCAGCGGGCGCATCAAGGTGTGCGTGCGCGAGCGGCCCGAGCCGCGGCCGCGCGCGCAGCCCGCCGCCTGCGCCTACCGCGCCGCGCACCACGCCGCCGCCGCCTGCGGTGCGTGCCCGAGCCTCCTGCCGACTCGGATACCTCATTTATCTTCGATACGATTTGCCCCTGGCTCTGCCTCTGCTATATCGTGCCCGACATTCGGTTCCTGGTTAACATTTCTTGAGCTTTGACAcaacattaattacttaattaatattactttcaaaGATGCGAAAACGACTTCGCCTACATTCAAAACGCTACTTTTACGAATCCCTGGTGAATacgatagattttatttttattttgcgacCAATTAATGGCGATATAATTCGTTGCCACCTAGATGTCCAATTCAATGCAAAAGTTGTTTAGTTGTCTTGACCCCCCTCATTGAAATAGGCTTTAGAGCCGTTGCAGGTGCAGGTTGCACCTGAATTATGTCCATTGAAATATTGAACCGTAAGCGAAGTAGTTCCTATGTTTATTTACGCACACAtaactgtaatataatatttctgcaTTACTTATTGTCGGTTCAGAATGGAGGACACAACACCCCAAGCCTTATTATTCGACGACTATACTTAACTGATTCATAGTTACGACActta
This genomic stretch from Vanessa atalanta chromosome 5, ilVanAtal1.2, whole genome shotgun sequence harbors:
- the LOC125064107 gene encoding 5'-3' exoribonuclease 1 isoform X3; this encodes MGVPKFFRYTSERYPCLNELVKQYQIPDFDNMYLDMNGIIHNCSHPDDSNPHFRITEEKIFKDIFHYISILFQIIRPKKLFFMAIDGVAPRAKMNQQRGRRFRSAREAESLEENAKAKGEVLPTEKRFDSNCITPGTVFMARLHEQLKYFVKDKISTDPLWSDVKVVLSGHETPGEGEHKIMDYIRWSRSQPDYNPNTRHCLYGLDADLIMLGMCTHEPHFALLREEVKFGRTTQRSTSPEETNFYLLHLSLLREYLEQEFISIKDKLPFEYDIEKIVDDWVLMGFLVGNDFIPHLPNMHISNDALPLLYSTYMTVLPTLNGYINEAGDLHLERFEIFMQELAKIDKEKFQDTYADLKYFEAKTGRRPNAMERKEYKPNNDETFNVNVEDIKANKPDDELQALINATQDMLMDDMDGNLDSDYEETSDEEANIEMEFILHKKDYYMNKLDYSKVTDEVLADQAEGYVRAIQWNLFYYYKGCPSWCWYYPHHYAPYISDIKGFKDLKIEFELGEPFKPFEQLLAVLPAASKHLLPSPFHDLMTDEDSPIVHYYPVLFETDLNGKKNSWEAVVLIPFIDETNLLSAMAPCYQRLTEEELKRNTHGPMLVYTRTTENLGPIIAPDYFSPIAENHAKEIAVWRTELDVPASELKRGMLPNVDRELLYPGFPTMRHLKYKTSLKKCKVKVFDQPSRNESMIVEIIPTETTDPLLEDAARKLLGKIIWVGWPHLTQAKVISVSNEKLRLHHIDKQNNNLDGVSFSTEPNVGNLHKQWISERSTIIEHNMNRLGIELGEVKVIVHALNLKGYKYVVEDNVSMALEEQWCTVSCGYALQATLATLPGAQQRPPARYLTPQQAYPPGDQVFLLTQGQYYGCLATVVSADTQRSGRIKVCVRERPEPRPRAQPAACAYRAAHHAAAACGISTQMLSRITGTVLVVLGERNDLPTEGQSKVNVGLNLKFNKKNQEVSGYTRRCKLSNSWLYSERCVSLVKNYAQQFPDLFDKLAYSPSCDVYFESDLWPQEVGKDKPQDVVQWLKSQPHGAAARRECGSDALEPEEMRALCDDLQRQLQLLEGQEKNVTLHVKWNLLYKPELQLGSAGAEAAGACRLYDRVVCVAGAGGAGGAALAGARGTVTAVLRAAAHNTVRLADRLNAQPAYQVMLDEPCAAAHTEDLFPEPRFYRMLPHNLLNISYGRKLREAVSETEPFNYGPPTVLRRDGHNSAFASYSPPRELKTPVAETRTNATNNNVTNGPPQPQDNATNLLRSLLKISESEAEASKKNHKIQNHQEPNSSWRIKNDYPATSSPNNVNHLFWNLFSGPQQQNWRKDNSYNRPQPYKEWTNSTYKPAGALPPFPSFVPPECVFPAHLPPPAWTQAPPPPPQQDIKTIPLPSQSIVNTGVPPSTNSADKLSNPFVPLQVQTSQRSRRADTAGSARPAPRAPPARAPAPPPAALIPQQQTTSRPQRKKKPRIAANLPFQMD
- the LOC125064107 gene encoding 5'-3' exoribonuclease 1 isoform X4, whose translation is MGVPKFFRYTSERYPCLNELVKQYQIPDFDNMYLDMNGIIHNCSHPDDSNPHFRITEEKIFKDIFHYISILFQIIRPKKLFFMAIDGVAPRAKMNQQRGRRFRSAREAESLEENAKAKGEVLPTEKRFDSNCITPGTVFMARLHEQLKYFVKDKISTDPLWSDVKVVLSGHETPGEGEHKIMDYIRWSRSQPDYNPNTRHCLYGLDADLIMLGMCTHEPHFALLREEVKFGRTTQRSTSPEETNFYLLHLSLLREYLEQEFISIKDKLPFEYDIEKIVDDWVLMGFLVGNDFIPHLPNMHISNDALPLLYSTYMTVLPTLNGYINEAGDLHLERFEIFMQELAKIDKEKFQDTYADLKYFEAKTGRRPNAMERKEYKPNNDETFNVNVEDIKANKPDDELQALINATQDMLMDDMDGNLDSDYEETSDEEANIEMEFILHKKDYYMNKLDYSKVTDEVLADQAEGYVRAIQWNLFYYYKGCPSWCWYYPHHYAPYISDIKGFKDLKIEFELGEPFKPFEQLLAVLPAASKHLLPSPFHDLMTDEDSPIVHYYPVLFETDLNGKKNSWEAVVLIPFIDETNLLSAMAPCYQRLTEEELKRNTHGPMLVYTRTTENLGPIIAPDYFSPIAENHAKEIAVWRTELDVPASELKRGMLPNVDRELLYPGFPTMRHLKYKTSLKKCKVKVFDQPSRNESMIVEIIPTETTDPLLEDAARKLLGKIIWVGWPHLTQAKVISVSNEKLRLHHIDKQNNNLDGVSFSTEPNVGNLHKQWISERSTIIEHNMNRLGIELGEVKVIVHALNLKGYKYVVEDNVSMALEEQWCTVSCGYALQATLATLPGAQQRPPARYLTPQQAYPPGDQVFLLTQGQYYGCLATVVSADTQRSGRIKVCVRERPEPRPRAQPAACAYRAAHHAAAACGISTQMLSRITGTVLVVLGERNDLPTEGQSKVNVGLNLKFNKKNQEVSGYTRRCKLSNSWLYSERCVSLVKNYAQQFPDLFDKLAYSPSCDVYFESDLWPQEVGKDKPQDVVQWLKSQPHGAAARRECGSDALEPEEMRALCDDLQRQLQLLEGQEKNVTLHVKWNLLYKPELQLGSAGAEAAGACRLYDRVVCVAGAGGAGGAALAGARGTVTAVLRAAAHNTVRLADRLNAQPAYQVMLDEPCAAAHTEDLFPEPRFYRMLPHNLLNISYGRKLREAVSETEPFNYGPPTVLRRDGHNSAFASYSPPRELKTPVAETRTNATNNNVTNGPPQPQDNATNLLRSLLKISESEAEASKKNHKIQNHQEPNSSWRIKNDYPATSSPNKPQQQNWRKDNSYNRPQPYKEWTNSTYKPAGALPPFPSFVPPECVFPAHLPPPAWTQAPPPPPQQDIKTIPLPSQSIVNTGVPPSTNSADKLSNPFVPLQVQTSQRSRRADTAGSARPAPRAPPARAPAPPPAALIPQQQTTSRPQRKKKPRIAANLPFQMD